From the Rhodococcus sp. NBC_00297 genome, one window contains:
- the acpS gene encoding holo-ACP synthase AcpS — translation MSILGVGLDLVSVSEFAEQMEKVGTTMVRDSFTAGERRHAATRSADPARHYAARWAAKEAVLKAWAASRFARAPQIGDNPYPLIEVVNDAWGRPSIKLHGMAAEFLPTVKIHLSLTHDGDMAGAVAILEE, via the coding sequence GTGAGCATCCTGGGAGTCGGTCTGGATCTGGTGTCGGTCTCGGAGTTCGCCGAGCAGATGGAGAAGGTCGGGACCACCATGGTCCGCGACAGCTTCACTGCCGGCGAGCGCCGCCACGCCGCCACGCGCAGTGCGGATCCCGCGCGGCACTACGCCGCGCGGTGGGCCGCGAAGGAAGCGGTGCTGAAGGCTTGGGCCGCATCACGTTTCGCTCGTGCGCCCCAGATCGGCGACAACCCGTACCCGCTGATCGAGGTCGTCAACGACGCGTGGGGACGTCCGTCGATCAAGCTGCACGGCATGGCCGCGGAGTTCCTGCCGACGGTCAAGATCCACCTGTCGCTGACCCACGACGGCGACATGGCGGGAGCGGTGGCGATCCTCGAGGAGTGA
- a CDS encoding TetR/AcrR family transcriptional regulator codes for MLPRRRPTQERSKRKFDALLTASRELLTDVGFESFTCEEVAARAGLPIGTLYQFFANKYVIVCELGRQDLAGVRQEFADFDGEVPSLDWLRFLDDFLDHLSSLWTSDPSRREVWLAMQSTPATRATGMIHEKAFAAQVERVLAPLTPRTPRARRNLMAEVLVHVVYSMLNFSVQDGQSHADAVAELKRLMGAYLLVAEKESRR; via the coding sequence CTGCTCCCCCGCCGCCGCCCCACCCAGGAGCGCAGCAAACGGAAGTTCGACGCGTTGTTGACGGCGTCGCGCGAACTGTTGACCGACGTGGGGTTCGAGTCGTTCACGTGCGAGGAGGTCGCGGCCCGCGCCGGGCTGCCCATCGGCACGCTGTACCAGTTCTTCGCCAACAAGTACGTCATCGTGTGCGAACTGGGTCGCCAGGATCTCGCGGGCGTGCGCCAGGAGTTCGCCGATTTCGACGGGGAGGTTCCGTCACTCGACTGGCTACGCTTCCTCGACGACTTCCTGGACCATCTCTCCAGCCTGTGGACGTCGGATCCGTCCCGACGCGAGGTGTGGTTGGCGATGCAGTCCACCCCGGCCACACGCGCCACCGGCATGATCCACGAGAAGGCGTTCGCCGCCCAGGTGGAGCGGGTGCTCGCACCGCTCACACCCCGCACCCCACGTGCCCGCCGCAACCTCATGGCCGAGGTGCTCGTGCACGTCGTCTACTCCATGCTCAACTTCTCGGTGCAGGACGGTCAGAGTCACGCCGACGCCGTCGCCGAGCTGAAGCGCCTGATGGGCGCCTACCTGTTGGTGGCAGAAAAGGAGAGCCGACGCTGA
- the bcp gene encoding thioredoxin-dependent thiol peroxidase encodes MTTTSRLSAGDAAPALSLPDADGNTVSLADYAGRRVVVYFYPAAATPGCTKQACDFRDSLAQLNDAGLEVIGVSPDKPAKLAKFRDDEGLTFPLLSDPEKSTLQAWGAFGEKSMYGKTVTGVIRSTFVIDADGKVEVAQYNVKATGHVAKLIRDLKL; translated from the coding sequence GTGACCACGACCTCGAGACTGTCCGCAGGCGACGCTGCTCCCGCCCTGTCCCTCCCCGACGCCGACGGCAACACCGTGTCGCTGGCGGACTACGCCGGCCGACGCGTGGTCGTCTACTTCTACCCCGCCGCGGCGACGCCGGGGTGCACGAAGCAGGCGTGCGACTTCCGCGACAGCCTGGCGCAGCTCAACGATGCGGGCCTCGAGGTGATCGGGGTGTCGCCGGACAAGCCCGCCAAGCTGGCGAAGTTCCGCGACGACGAGGGCCTCACGTTCCCGCTGCTCTCCGATCCGGAGAAGTCGACCCTGCAGGCGTGGGGAGCGTTCGGCGAGAAGTCGATGTACGGCAAGACCGTCACGGGCGTCATCCGCTCGACGTTCGTCATCGACGCCGACGGCAAGGTCGAGGTGGCTCAGTACAACGTGAAGGCCACCGGCCACGTCGCCAAGCTCATCCGCGATCTGAAGCTCTGA
- a CDS encoding DUF3618 domain-containing protein, whose amino-acid sequence MARNTDNIERDIEAARDQLASTLDELSVRANPKRLVENTKRSVVGTLNEPAVKFSLIGVGAVVAILVIRKIVS is encoded by the coding sequence GTGGCACGCAACACCGACAACATCGAGCGCGACATCGAGGCCGCACGCGACCAGCTCGCGTCGACGCTGGACGAGCTCAGCGTGCGCGCCAACCCGAAGCGGCTGGTCGAGAACACCAAGCGCAGCGTCGTGGGCACCCTCAACGAGCCCGCCGTGAAGTTCTCGCTCATCGGCGTCGGCGCCGTCGTCGCCATCCTGGTGATCCGCAAGATCGTCAGCTGA